The following are from one region of the Stanieria cyanosphaera PCC 7437 genome:
- the hppD gene encoding 4-hydroxyphenylpyruvate dioxygenase, which produces MSEICRIKSFDHLEFYVGNAKQAAHFYSQGFGFTNTAYRGLETGERKTASYLMEQGQIRLVLSTGLSGDDQICQSAIAHGDAIAVIALEVPDAVRAYRETTKRGARGAIPPTEEEDEQGVFRYAAIHAYGEVLIKFVERSNYKGVFAPGFVPRKSATGKGVGLTRIDHVVGNVELGTMEKWVQFFAETMGFELLVHFDDQTIATEYSALMSKVMQDGKGSIKLPINEPAQGKGKSQIQEYLDYNGGAGIQHVAFATNDIIQTVSQLRNSGVEFLAVPPTYYENIDKRVGKIDERIEKLAELGILVDRDSEGYLLQIFTQPVEDRPTLFFEVIQRCGSQGFGEGNFKALFEAIEREQVRRGNL; this is translated from the coding sequence ATGAGCGAAATTTGTCGGATCAAATCCTTTGATCATCTCGAATTTTACGTTGGTAATGCTAAACAAGCAGCACATTTTTATAGTCAAGGTTTTGGCTTTACTAATACTGCTTATCGAGGTTTAGAAACAGGAGAGCGCAAAACGGCATCCTATCTAATGGAACAAGGTCAGATTCGTTTGGTGTTGAGTACAGGGTTGAGTGGAGATGATCAAATTTGTCAAAGTGCGATCGCTCATGGTGATGCTATAGCTGTAATTGCTTTGGAAGTTCCTGATGCTGTTCGTGCTTACCGTGAGACAACTAAGCGGGGTGCTAGGGGAGCTATTCCACCTACTGAAGAAGAGGATGAACAGGGAGTATTTCGTTATGCAGCCATTCATGCTTATGGTGAAGTTTTAATTAAATTTGTAGAAAGAAGTAATTACAAGGGAGTGTTTGCTCCTGGTTTTGTACCAAGAAAATCAGCTACTGGTAAGGGTGTGGGATTAACCCGTATCGATCATGTGGTCGGCAATGTTGAGTTGGGAACGATGGAAAAGTGGGTACAATTTTTTGCCGAGACAATGGGTTTTGAATTGTTAGTTCATTTCGACGATCAAACTATTGCCACAGAATACTCTGCCTTGATGTCTAAGGTGATGCAAGACGGAAAAGGCAGCATTAAACTACCGATTAATGAGCCAGCCCAAGGCAAAGGTAAGTCTCAAATTCAAGAATACTTGGATTATAACGGCGGTGCTGGAATTCAACACGTAGCTTTCGCAACCAACGATATTATTCAAACGGTATCTCAACTTAGAAATTCAGGGGTAGAGTTTTTGGCCGTACCCCCAACTTATTACGAAAACATTGACAAAAGAGTAGGCAAAATCGATGAACGAATTGAGAAACTGGCAGAGTTGGGAATTTTGGTAGACCGCGATAGCGAAGGTTATTTGCTTCAGATTTTTACCCAACCAGTAGAAGACCGACCAACACTATTTTTTGAAGTAATTCAACGCTGTGGTTCTCAGGGATTTGGGGAAGGCAACTTTAAGGCTTTATTTGAAGCCATTGAGCGCGAGCAAGTACGAAGAGGCAATCTCTAG
- the menB gene encoding 1,4-dihydroxy-2-naphthoyl-CoA synthase codes for MEFEWQTAKTYEDILYQKWDGIAKISINRPHKRNAFRPKTVFEMYDAFCDAREDSSIGVVLLTGVGPHTDGKYAFCAGGDQSVRGKAGYLDDQGVPRLNVLDLQRLIRSLPKVTIALVAGYAIGGGHVLHLLCDLTIAADNAIFGQTGPKVGSFDGGFGASYLARIVGQKKAREIWFLCRQYNATEALSMGLINCVVPIQQLETEGIKWAKEILEKSPIAIRCLKAAFNADCDGQAGLQELAGNATLLYYMTEEGTEGKQAFLEKRPPDFRQYPWLP; via the coding sequence ATGGAATTTGAATGGCAAACAGCCAAAACTTATGAAGATATCCTTTATCAAAAATGGGATGGTATCGCCAAAATCAGTATCAATCGTCCTCATAAACGAAATGCTTTTCGACCTAAAACTGTTTTTGAAATGTATGATGCTTTTTGTGATGCCAGAGAAGATAGTTCTATTGGTGTGGTTTTACTCACTGGGGTAGGCCCTCATACTGATGGTAAATACGCTTTTTGTGCGGGAGGTGATCAAAGTGTGAGAGGAAAAGCAGGTTATCTTGACGATCAAGGAGTTCCTCGTTTAAATGTTCTCGATCTACAACGTCTGATTCGTTCTCTTCCTAAAGTAACTATTGCCTTGGTAGCTGGTTATGCGATCGGAGGTGGTCATGTGCTTCATCTTTTATGTGATTTAACTATTGCAGCAGATAACGCTATTTTCGGACAAACAGGACCAAAAGTTGGCAGTTTTGATGGCGGTTTTGGTGCTAGCTATTTAGCTCGGATTGTCGGACAAAAGAAAGCTCGAGAAATTTGGTTTCTTTGTCGTCAGTACAACGCTACCGAAGCTTTATCAATGGGTTTAATTAACTGCGTTGTTCCGATACAACAATTAGAAACAGAAGGAATTAAATGGGCAAAAGAGATTTTAGAAAAAAGTCCCATTGCCATTCGTTGTCTCAAAGCTGCTTTTAATGCAGACTGTGATGGACAAGCTGGTTTACAAGAACTAGCGGGTAATGCAACTTTGCTTTATTACATGACAGAAGAAGGAACGGAAGGAAAACAAGCATTTTTAGAAAAACGCCCTCCTGATTTTCGTCAGTATCCTTGGTTACCTTAA
- the thiC gene encoding phosphomethylpyrimidine synthase, with protein sequence MRTQWVAKRSGQSNVTQIHYARQGIITEEMHYVAKRENLPVELIRDEVARGRMIIPANINHVNLEPMCIGIASKCKVNANIGASPNSSDLSEELDKLNLAVKYGADTVMDLSTGGGNLDQIRTAIINASPVPIGTVPIYQALESVHGKIENLTPDDFLHIIEKHAQQGVDYMTIHAGILIEYLPLVKNRITGIVSRGGGIIARWMLHHHKQNPLYTHFDEIIEIFKKYDVSFSLGDSLRPGCTHDASDEAQLSELKTLGQLTRRAWEHDVQVMVEGPGHVPMDQIEFNVRKQMEECSEAPFYVLGPLVTDIAPGYDHITSAIGAAMAGWYGTAMLCYVTPKEHLGLPNAEDVRNGLIAYKIAAHAADIARHRPGARDRDDELSTARYNFDWKRQFELSLDPERAREYHDETLPADIYKTAEFCSMCGPKFCPMQTKVDADALTELEKFLAKEKDKETLAHS encoded by the coding sequence ATGAGAACACAATGGGTTGCCAAGCGGAGTGGACAAAGTAATGTTACCCAAATACACTACGCTCGTCAGGGAATCATCACTGAAGAGATGCACTACGTTGCCAAACGAGAAAATCTTCCAGTCGAACTAATTCGCGATGAAGTAGCAAGAGGAAGAATGATTATCCCCGCTAATATCAATCACGTTAATTTAGAACCGATGTGTATTGGTATTGCGTCTAAATGTAAAGTAAATGCCAATATCGGTGCATCTCCGAACTCTTCAGATCTTAGTGAAGAATTAGACAAATTGAACTTAGCCGTAAAATATGGTGCTGATACGGTGATGGATTTGTCTACTGGAGGCGGTAATCTCGATCAAATTCGCACAGCAATTATTAATGCTTCTCCTGTACCCATTGGCACTGTACCAATTTACCAAGCTTTAGAAAGTGTACATGGCAAGATTGAAAATCTCACTCCTGATGATTTTCTGCACATTATTGAAAAACACGCTCAACAAGGCGTAGACTATATGACCATTCATGCAGGTATTCTAATTGAATACTTGCCCTTGGTAAAAAATCGCATTACTGGAATTGTCTCTCGCGGTGGTGGTATTATTGCTCGCTGGATGCTACATCATCACAAACAAAATCCTCTTTACACCCATTTTGATGAGATTATTGAGATTTTTAAGAAATACGATGTTTCTTTCAGTTTAGGGGATTCTTTGCGTCCTGGTTGTACCCATGATGCTTCGGATGAGGCACAACTATCGGAACTCAAAACTTTAGGACAATTGACTCGTCGCGCCTGGGAACATGATGTACAGGTGATGGTAGAAGGTCCCGGTCACGTGCCGATGGATCAAATTGAGTTTAATGTCAGAAAACAAATGGAAGAGTGTAGTGAAGCACCTTTCTATGTTTTAGGTCCTTTGGTAACTGATATAGCTCCTGGTTACGATCATATTACATCTGCGATCGGAGCAGCGATGGCTGGTTGGTATGGTACAGCAATGTTGTGTTACGTCACTCCCAAAGAACATTTAGGTTTACCTAATGCAGAAGATGTTCGTAATGGCTTAATTGCCTACAAAATTGCTGCTCATGCTGCTGATATTGCCCGTCATCGTCCTGGTGCTAGAGATCGAGATGATGAGCTTTCTACGGCTCGTTATAATTTTGACTGGAAACGTCAGTTTGAATTATCCCTCGATCCTGAACGCGCCAGAGAATATCACGACGAAACTTTACCAGCAGATATTTACAAAACTGCTGAATTTTGTTCGATGTGTGGGCCTAAATTCTGTCCGATGCAGACTAAAGTTGATGCCGACGCATTAACTGAGTTGGAAAAGTTTTTAGCTAAAGAAAAAGATAAAGAAACTCTAGCTCACAGTTAA
- a CDS encoding Lrp/AsnC family transcriptional regulator translates to MNPKEPLEQLDEMDRAILRLLQEDGRISSAELARRVNLSAPGLQKRLKKLEQKGTIDRYVTLVNREALGLDLLCFAQVTLTHHQSECVNNFCTQVQELPEILECHYLAGEFDYLLKFVVANHQHLEKLLREKIIPISGVDKIRTSIVLNEVKASTSLPLD, encoded by the coding sequence TTGAATCCCAAAGAGCCACTAGAACAGTTGGATGAAATGGATAGGGCTATCTTGCGTTTGTTACAAGAAGATGGTCGCATCAGCAGTGCAGAATTAGCTCGTCGAGTCAATCTCTCAGCCCCTGGACTCCAAAAAAGACTGAAAAAGCTCGAACAAAAGGGGACAATAGACCGCTATGTTACTTTGGTCAATCGCGAAGCTTTAGGTTTGGATTTACTTTGTTTTGCTCAAGTTACTCTCACTCATCATCAGTCAGAGTGTGTCAATAATTTCTGTACCCAAGTACAAGAATTACCAGAAATTTTAGAATGTCATTATCTTGCGGGAGAATTTGATTATCTTTTAAAATTTGTAGTTGCCAACCACCAGCATCTAGAGAAGTTACTACGCGAGAAAATTATCCCAATTTCAGGTGTAGATAAGATCAGAACTAGTATCGTTCTTAATGAAGTCAAAGCTTCAACTTCATTACCGTTGGATTAG
- a CDS encoding homogentisate 1,2-dioxygenase, with translation MSYYYKLGSIPHKRHTQFRQPDGSLYHEELIGTLGFSGVQSLLYHLRPPTQIQRIVWKQPTEIIYEESAPLYPRHLRTNTVSQRGDAICEAGADAIASRVPLLGNADLCISIARPSEPMQYWYRFAHGDEILFIHDGSGILESQFGILHYQPGDYLVIPTGILWRILPDADVEQRMLVLETWGHIQPPRRYLNEYGQFLETSPYCERDLRPPEKLITYDERGEFEVRVKARGGITSYLYQHHPLDIVGWDGHLWPFALNIEDFEPITGRIHQPPPVHQTFAGSGFVICSFVPRLFDYHPLAIPAPYNHANVDSDEVIYYVEGNFMSRLGTERSSITFHPSGIPHGPHPGKYQGSIGKERTDEVAVMIDTFRPLKLTTQGLLFEDKDYPYSWSEPINI, from the coding sequence ATGAGTTACTATTACAAACTGGGCAGCATTCCTCACAAACGTCACACTCAATTTCGTCAGCCAGACGGTTCTTTATATCACGAAGAACTAATCGGAACTCTGGGTTTTTCAGGGGTTCAATCTTTACTTTATCACCTGCGTCCACCTACCCAAATCCAACGAATTGTTTGGAAACAACCAACAGAAATCATCTATGAAGAATCAGCACCTTTGTATCCTCGTCATCTGCGCACCAACACTGTATCACAAAGAGGAGATGCGATTTGCGAAGCAGGCGCGGACGCGATCGCGTCTCGTGTTCCACTTCTAGGCAATGCAGATCTTTGTATCTCAATTGCTCGACCAAGCGAACCGATGCAGTATTGGTATCGTTTTGCTCATGGGGATGAAATTCTGTTCATTCATGATGGTAGTGGCATCTTAGAAAGTCAGTTTGGCATCCTTCACTATCAGCCAGGTGATTATTTGGTAATTCCCACAGGCATTCTTTGGCGCATTTTACCCGATGCAGATGTCGAACAACGAATGCTAGTGCTGGAAACATGGGGACATATTCAACCTCCCCGACGCTATCTCAACGAGTACGGACAATTTTTGGAAACATCTCCCTATTGCGAACGAGATCTTCGTCCACCAGAAAAGCTAATTACCTATGACGAGCGAGGAGAATTTGAGGTTCGCGTTAAAGCCAGAGGTGGGATAACTAGTTACCTCTATCAACATCATCCCCTAGATATTGTGGGCTGGGATGGACATCTTTGGCCTTTTGCTCTCAATATTGAGGATTTTGAACCGATTACAGGACGAATTCACCAGCCTCCGCCAGTACATCAAACCTTTGCAGGTTCTGGCTTTGTGATTTGTTCGTTTGTCCCGCGTTTATTTGATTATCATCCTTTAGCTATTCCTGCTCCTTATAACCATGCCAACGTCGATTCAGATGAAGTAATTTACTACGTTGAGGGCAATTTTATGTCTCGTCTAGGTACTGAGCGAAGCTCGATTACTTTTCATCCTAGTGGTATACCTCACGGGCCTCATCCAGGAAAATATCAAGGATCGATTGGAAAGGAACGAACCGATGAAGTTGCGGTGATGATCGATACTTTTCGACCACTTAAGTTGACCACGCAAGGATTGCTTTTTGAGGACAAAGACTATCCCTATAGCTGGAGTGAGCCGATCAATATCTAG
- a CDS encoding SDR family NAD(P)-dependent oxidoreductase produces MDTIVAKTILVTGATGQIGSDLVKELSKQDKNTQIIASSRQANSNLENESLVYQVLDVTDSQRLQEIIKWYGVDTIYHLAGILSAKGERDRELCWNVNINGLKNILEAARTYHLKVFSPSSIAVFGTNTPKFKTPQITIKEPSTIYGITKVTGELLCQYYAHQFGVDVRSLRLPGIISYNTPPGGGTTDFAVEIFYRAMTQGSYTCFVRPETRLPMMYMLDAIKAILELMQAKSTAIKIRSSYNITAVSFSAAELVAEIQKHLPDFTCDYQPDFRQAIADSWPSVIDDSQARIDWGWQHSYDLPAIVADMLGHLSLKLGKVKVKSKN; encoded by the coding sequence ATGGATACTATTGTGGCAAAAACAATTTTAGTAACTGGGGCGACAGGTCAAATTGGTAGTGATCTGGTTAAGGAGTTGAGTAAACAAGATAAAAATACTCAAATTATTGCCAGTAGTCGGCAAGCAAATTCTAATCTAGAAAATGAATCACTTGTCTATCAAGTTTTAGATGTAACAGATAGTCAGCGACTTCAAGAAATTATTAAATGGTATGGGGTGGATACTATCTACCATCTAGCAGGAATTTTATCTGCCAAGGGAGAACGCGATCGCGAGTTATGCTGGAATGTTAATATTAATGGACTTAAAAACATACTCGAAGCAGCCCGAACCTATCACCTGAAAGTTTTTTCCCCTAGTTCTATTGCTGTATTTGGAACGAATACTCCTAAATTTAAAACACCCCAAATAACCATTAAAGAACCTTCCACAATCTACGGTATTACCAAGGTGACGGGGGAATTACTCTGTCAATATTACGCTCATCAATTCGGGGTCGATGTCCGTAGTCTCCGTTTACCAGGAATTATCAGTTATAACACTCCTCCAGGAGGAGGTACGACTGATTTTGCTGTAGAAATATTTTATCGAGCAATGACACAAGGTAGCTATACCTGCTTTGTTCGTCCAGAAACACGCTTGCCCATGATGTATATGCTAGATGCCATTAAAGCCATCCTGGAATTGATGCAAGCAAAATCGACAGCGATAAAAATACGTTCCAGCTACAACATTACTGCGGTAAGCTTCTCGGCAGCAGAACTAGTTGCCGAAATTCAAAAACATCTCCCCGATTTTACTTGCGACTATCAGCCCGATTTTCGTCAGGCGATCGCGGATTCTTGGCCTTCAGTAATCGACGATTCCCAGGCACGAATTGATTGGGGCTGGCAGCATAGCTACGATCTGCCTGCTATTGTTGCCGATATGCTTGGACATCTTTCTCTTAAGCTAGGGAAGGTCAAAGTAAAAAGTAAGAATTAA
- a CDS encoding DUF721 domain-containing protein — translation MSFNSLDRIIALLEQQPGWEQYQQYRQVMNCWQEVIDQKLVQHTRPLYISRQILWVAISSYSLAQELSLQRFSLLQKLNHQLSFVLKDIRYSPQHWYQSKNSPSNSTQSSHPSQIEISQTESNILNSTPAKDLNTAVQRWQKILQERSQRLPACPQCSCPTPIGELERWQLCCHCISQKWAAQSHHLTANLEANKQQKKNQD, via the coding sequence ATGTCTTTTAATTCCCTCGATCGCATTATTGCCCTACTCGAACAACAACCAGGTTGGGAACAGTATCAACAGTATCGCCAAGTGATGAACTGTTGGCAAGAAGTAATAGACCAAAAATTAGTCCAACATACCCGCCCTTTATATATTTCCAGGCAAATTCTTTGGGTGGCTATTTCCAGTTATAGTTTGGCACAAGAATTATCTTTACAAAGATTTTCTTTACTTCAAAAACTCAATCATCAATTATCTTTTGTTCTCAAAGACATTCGTTATTCGCCTCAACATTGGTATCAAAGCAAAAATTCACCAAGCAATTCTACCCAATCATCTCATCCCAGCCAGATTGAAATTAGTCAAACTGAAAGTAATATTCTTAACTCTACTCCAGCTAAAGACCTTAACACTGCCGTGCAACGTTGGCAAAAAATTCTGCAAGAGCGATCGCAGCGGTTACCTGCTTGTCCTCAATGCAGTTGCCCAACTCCCATAGGAGAACTAGAACGTTGGCAATTATGTTGCCATTGTATTAGCCAGAAATGGGCTGCTCAATCTCATCATCTTACAGCTAATTTAGAAGCAAATAAACAACAAAAAAAAAATCAAGATTGA